One Oceanicoccus sagamiensis genomic region harbors:
- a CDS encoding AAA family ATPase, with protein MSNHHYNTDQLALELKNTESKSRRDLSGNYSAISQIIDPKGLAQWFKTENGAQHASLFTNLSRLKIAKQALRINQTSQQLEKLKQDAPNLRPFLEVCGAFHQVHQRFKPKTPFKIQPTLLVGPPGVGKTYIVNQLAEALDMHAFQVSLSTSPEAMALSGSSRTYSNSTPGDVAMHMARSPAINPIIILDECDKAVFISRERASITGPLLQLLEEDTSKHFLDTSLQVEMNCQYISWIATANHLDSIPEAVLNRFHVIDVKPPNNEQLTIMTDKLLDTVTVSLGVKGHIDIKLDRAAHEVFRGESIRNIKKSIQLATVKKISENLAQEQITLEIDDFESFTPNRRKLPIGFIR; from the coding sequence ATGTCAAATCACCACTACAATACAGATCAACTAGCTCTAGAACTCAAAAATACAGAATCCAAATCAAGGCGTGACCTATCTGGAAATTACTCTGCCATCAGTCAAATAATCGATCCAAAAGGGCTGGCTCAATGGTTTAAAACCGAGAATGGTGCCCAGCATGCCTCGTTATTCACCAATTTATCTAGACTTAAAATCGCCAAACAGGCCTTACGAATAAACCAGACCTCTCAACAACTTGAAAAGCTAAAGCAAGACGCCCCTAACCTCAGACCATTTCTGGAGGTATGTGGTGCTTTTCACCAAGTCCACCAACGGTTCAAGCCGAAAACACCTTTCAAAATCCAGCCCACACTACTTGTGGGACCACCAGGTGTTGGCAAGACCTATATCGTCAATCAGCTGGCCGAAGCTCTGGACATGCATGCTTTTCAGGTTTCACTGTCGACCTCACCAGAAGCCATGGCGTTAAGCGGGAGCTCTCGTACCTACTCAAACTCCACCCCTGGTGATGTTGCTATGCATATGGCGCGCAGCCCTGCTATCAATCCCATTATCATTCTGGATGAATGTGACAAGGCGGTATTTATATCTAGGGAACGTGCGTCCATTACGGGGCCGTTATTACAACTACTAGAAGAGGACACTTCAAAGCACTTTTTAGATACATCACTTCAGGTTGAAATGAATTGCCAATATATCTCATGGATTGCCACAGCCAATCACTTGGATTCAATTCCTGAAGCAGTTTTAAACCGCTTTCATGTAATTGATGTTAAGCCACCAAACAATGAGCAATTAACAATAATGACTGATAAGCTATTAGACACTGTTACCGTATCGTTGGGAGTGAAAGGTCATATCGATATCAAATTAGATAGAGCAGCGCATGAAGTATTTCGAGGAGAATCAATACGTAATATCAAGAAAAGTATTCAACTGGCAACGGTTAAAAAAATATCAGAAAATCTAGCACAAGAACAAATAACACTAGAAATCGATGACTTTGAAAGTTTTACACCAAACAGGAGAAAGCTGCCGATAGGGTTTATTCGTTAA
- a CDS encoding PQQ-binding-like beta-propeller repeat protein, producing MIIPLFKSTIWNVISLVLIASLGYATYHFFLYEKPHNPKVFGPPAKTQWKPVGARSVAQHSYDIIPEPVTWSAIHVGVRNSDGVWGVAAPMFELDWVAEPAYFVGNGPLLDNEGNLYFSANFYHGERVLLVSLDAKTGERRWVIPGGDDISRSSAAFILNDPDNPGQQIIYQIGYDRLMAVRPDGSIVWSKATGLMLDDEQRKRRDTTKFHSFNYHPATDSLVSITQAGALLAYSRKTGELIAPVGQVPGAPAISGKGTKIPGFILDRVDPLMDQAFGKTDEGNSLFSSAVNYIYGGGGVVTNFFSIDPDSSIIYMAATAADAEDGTVDGRSELGAIYSINLVDDGEGGLEFKVLNRNIFKGGTGSTPALSGDGRRLYVSDNEGHVIALDSELRELWRVNVGEPLVGSITVATDNNELYAVTAKDVIQLIDNGDHGTRGWTGELNGFDGYANVDVQSNALTATVTANGVVVMIGGGKSLVGRTLMLHMGMGLLDRKTGKLRYFAEGREDSLAMSVVAADGSLYVAHSPLRRAVGKAIYPDLTPEVTGGIARFKPIRLDLMARDAICAATDRVINASSLVLTTERLAIETDILQIKHLLGQADNAIKQAVNDGDMTAEVAGKLTDLLQQSQPSLAAADLSQAVPGLSQACGMFN from the coding sequence ATGATAATCCCCCTGTTCAAAAGCACAATCTGGAATGTGATCAGCCTGGTATTGATCGCCAGCCTTGGCTATGCCACCTATCATTTTTTCCTGTACGAGAAACCGCATAACCCCAAGGTGTTTGGTCCCCCGGCGAAGACACAATGGAAGCCGGTGGGCGCCCGCTCAGTGGCGCAGCACAGCTACGATATTATTCCGGAACCTGTTACCTGGAGTGCCATCCATGTTGGTGTAAGAAATTCGGATGGAGTCTGGGGTGTTGCGGCCCCTATGTTTGAGCTGGACTGGGTGGCAGAGCCGGCATACTTTGTAGGCAATGGCCCGCTGCTGGATAATGAGGGCAATCTCTACTTTAGCGCCAACTTTTATCACGGGGAGCGAGTGCTGCTGGTATCGCTGGATGCAAAAACCGGTGAGCGGCGCTGGGTGATTCCCGGGGGCGATGATATTTCCCGAAGCAGCGCCGCCTTTATTTTGAATGATCCGGACAATCCCGGGCAACAGATTATTTACCAGATTGGCTATGACCGTCTGATGGCAGTGCGTCCGGACGGCTCGATAGTTTGGAGTAAAGCCACTGGCTTGATGCTTGACGATGAGCAGCGCAAGCGCAGAGATACGACCAAGTTTCACAGTTTTAATTATCACCCGGCCACCGATTCACTGGTATCGATTACTCAGGCCGGTGCCCTGTTGGCCTATAGCCGTAAGACGGGTGAACTGATTGCCCCTGTTGGCCAGGTACCCGGTGCCCCCGCCATCAGTGGCAAGGGCACTAAAATCCCCGGCTTTATACTGGATCGGGTTGATCCGTTAATGGATCAAGCCTTTGGTAAAACCGATGAGGGCAACAGTTTATTTTCCTCCGCGGTAAATTATATTTATGGCGGCGGCGGTGTGGTGACCAACTTTTTCAGTATTGATCCCGATAGCAGCATTATCTATATGGCCGCCACCGCAGCCGATGCCGAAGATGGCACCGTAGATGGCCGCTCAGAGCTGGGCGCCATTTACTCTATTAATCTGGTGGATGATGGCGAAGGTGGTCTGGAATTTAAGGTGCTCAACCGCAATATCTTCAAGGGCGGTACCGGTTCAACACCGGCCCTGAGTGGCGATGGCCGACGTTTATATGTATCTGATAACGAAGGTCATGTCATTGCGCTGGACAGCGAGCTGAGAGAACTATGGCGAGTCAATGTCGGTGAACCTCTGGTGGGTTCCATTACCGTGGCGACGGACAATAATGAACTTTATGCGGTAACGGCCAAGGATGTGATCCAGTTAATCGATAACGGTGACCACGGTACCCGGGGCTGGACCGGGGAGCTCAACGGCTTTGATGGCTATGCCAATGTGGATGTGCAATCCAATGCCCTGACGGCGACGGTAACCGCCAATGGTGTGGTGGTGATGATTGGTGGTGGCAAGTCTCTGGTGGGCAGAACCTTGATGCTGCATATGGGTATGGGTTTATTAGACCGGAAAACCGGCAAGCTGCGTTACTTTGCCGAGGGCCGTGAAGATTCCCTGGCGATGAGTGTGGTGGCGGCCGATGGCAGTCTGTATGTGGCGCACTCGCCGTTGCGGCGCGCAGTAGGTAAAGCCATTTATCCTGATTTAACGCCAGAAGTTACCGGCGGTATTGCACGCTTTAAGCCGATTCGTCTCGACTTGATGGCACGGGATGCTATTTGTGCAGCAACGGACCGGGTAATCAATGCCAGCTCCCTTGTCCTGACCACAGAGCGGCTGGCTATAGAGACGGATATTCTCCAGATTAAGCACTTGCTGGGTCAGGCTGACAATGCCATAAAGCAGGCTGTTAACGATGGTGATATGACTGCTGAAGTGGCTGGGAAGCTAACTGATCTATTGCAACAAAGTCAGCCCAGTCTTGCAGCCGCTGATTTGTCGCAAGCGGTGCCAGGTTTAAGCCAGGCCTGCGGGATGTTTAACTAA
- a CDS encoding flavin-containing monooxygenase yields MKSKNSMESVDVLVLGAGLAGIGTACQLRRQSPNKSFMVLESRTTSGGTWDLFRYPGFRSDSDMYTYSYGFKPWTDKSVIADGYKILNYIREAAAEYDVEKQIRYQHKVVAADWSSTDKRWLITAERGDTGEQVTISCKFMVNCCGYYDYEQGYMPDFDGVDRFKGEVFHAQHWPEDLDYKGKRVVVIGSGATAVTLVPAMAKETSSLVMLQRTPTYIANVPSEDPMAKTLRKFLPDSWVFRLTRWKKVLFQIYVYHLSRTKPRQLKKFLLGEVKKALGPDYDIRPHFTPDYNPWDQRLCAVPDGDMFDVIRNGQAEVVTDHIGQFNEAGIALKSGKQLDADIVVLATGLNLKFIGGISHSIDGKAIDITEHYVYRGMMFSGIPNMAFTVGYTNSSWTLKTDLTSNYVCRLLNKMDHNGYSSVTPEVKGDVGEVPMLDFDAGYVLRARDMMPKNGDRLPWRNYQNYIRDFIGLRLGRQNDDELEFR; encoded by the coding sequence ATGAAGAGTAAAAACAGTATGGAATCCGTAGATGTTTTAGTCCTTGGCGCTGGTCTTGCCGGTATCGGCACGGCCTGTCAGTTGCGCCGCCAGAGTCCCAACAAAAGTTTTATGGTATTGGAATCCCGTACAACCAGCGGTGGCACCTGGGATTTATTCCGCTATCCCGGCTTTCGCTCTGATAGTGATATGTACACCTATAGCTATGGCTTTAAGCCCTGGACTGATAAGTCGGTGATCGCCGACGGTTATAAAATACTTAACTATATCCGTGAAGCTGCTGCGGAATACGATGTTGAAAAACAGATTCGCTACCAGCATAAAGTGGTGGCGGCGGATTGGTCATCAACGGACAAGCGCTGGCTGATCACCGCGGAGCGCGGAGATACAGGTGAGCAAGTGACCATTAGCTGTAAGTTTATGGTGAATTGCTGCGGCTACTACGATTATGAACAGGGTTATATGCCGGATTTTGATGGCGTTGATCGTTTTAAGGGTGAGGTGTTTCATGCCCAGCATTGGCCTGAAGACCTGGATTATAAAGGCAAGCGTGTTGTGGTTATCGGCAGTGGCGCTACCGCAGTTACGCTGGTGCCAGCTATGGCTAAAGAGACCAGCAGCCTGGTGATGTTACAGCGCACACCCACCTATATTGCCAATGTGCCCTCGGAGGATCCGATGGCAAAAACACTGCGCAAGTTTTTGCCCGATAGCTGGGTCTTCCGCCTGACGCGCTGGAAAAAAGTCCTGTTCCAGATTTATGTCTACCATCTGTCCCGTACAAAACCGCGCCAGCTTAAAAAGTTTCTGCTGGGGGAAGTGAAAAAAGCGCTGGGTCCGGATTATGATATCCGCCCCCACTTTACGCCTGACTATAATCCCTGGGATCAGCGTTTATGTGCAGTGCCTGATGGCGATATGTTTGATGTAATCCGCAATGGGCAAGCTGAAGTGGTAACCGACCATATTGGCCAGTTTAATGAAGCGGGTATTGCGCTTAAATCTGGCAAACAGCTGGATGCTGATATTGTAGTACTGGCAACCGGTTTGAATTTGAAGTTTATTGGCGGTATCTCTCATAGTATCGATGGTAAGGCAATCGATATTACCGAGCACTATGTTTATCGAGGCATGATGTTCTCGGGTATACCCAATATGGCCTTTACCGTAGGCTATACCAACTCCTCCTGGACCCTGAAAACCGACCTGACCAGTAACTATGTTTGTCGCTTGCTGAATAAAATGGATCACAATGGCTACAGCAGTGTGACGCCTGAAGTTAAGGGTGATGTGGGTGAAGTACCGATGCTGGACTTTGATGCGGGCTATGTGTTGCGCGCGCGCGATATGATGCCGAAAAATGGCGATCGCCTGCCTTGGCGCAACTACCAGAATTATATTCGGGATTTTATTGGTTTGCGCCTTGGTCGACAAAATGATGATGAGCTGGAGTTCCGTTAA
- a CDS encoding TonB-dependent receptor has product MASAQNHTMRLSALAAAIALPFTVGSHHTQADQQLRLEEILVTAQKRTELAQDIPSTMNVIDGDALKDFNVTTFDDLGALSAGLRIDSQTSRSGRIVMRGIDYNPNSASEASVTTYWNEAILDSNAIFQQMFDVERVVVLRGPQGTLQGRTSPAGSINIHTARPDLYEQTGQVKATVMDNDGINTQAAASFPVIPGKLAVRVAGVYDESDLDEIENIVTGEVSHEESTAGRLSVSWLPTDSLTVDFTAQYLERENDDVYALAGTPTGDPRLDPEAVLKELGEFDRRGALVGLDSTEDNTDADFLNTSLVVNWELDAHTITWVSGYHETDSVRNYDQSMGNANAENVRRVLTIDDRTDWSQELRLSSDEGEFWEYTVGLYYENADIFYSQENYQIPISPLAPGSNVVVFPGEAERLGLFTHNQFYLNDDWTLQVGVRYQEYDADRDISTVAGDNGFAFAGPGDLLVQVLSDEQQSYEDDAVTGQITLQYQLNTDVNLYGLVATGWRPGGVTVAGKVLPEDVLLFEPEDSTSYELGFKSTLMDGAVRLNGSLYFQDYEDYIARVNAINVREPSGDIGTSGITTNGDAEVYGAELDVTALLSQNWFIGGTLSYSDGEYADGTELPCNEFDDSGAPVIPDGEAVALCDEGGEPIGSAADWTASINSEYSVPFDRFEGYGRILYTYTGDRFSPQNLDVDPYHIVNLYVGIREEQWNIEVFATNLFDEEALRGAGGTEATQLVRRLPTGYGMRFPVPGRRIGLTASYNW; this is encoded by the coding sequence ATGGCATCTGCACAGAATCACACCATGAGATTGTCTGCGCTGGCAGCAGCTATCGCACTGCCATTTACAGTCGGTAGTCACCACACCCAGGCAGATCAACAACTGCGGTTGGAAGAGATCCTTGTCACCGCCCAGAAACGGACTGAATTAGCCCAGGATATTCCTTCGACTATGAATGTGATCGATGGCGATGCCCTGAAGGACTTTAACGTCACCACCTTTGACGATTTGGGGGCTTTAAGTGCAGGTTTGCGCATTGACAGCCAGACTAGCCGCAGTGGTCGTATCGTTATGCGCGGGATTGATTACAATCCGAATTCCGCCTCGGAAGCCTCAGTAACCACCTATTGGAATGAAGCGATACTGGATTCCAACGCCATATTCCAGCAGATGTTTGATGTCGAGCGGGTTGTCGTACTTCGCGGCCCACAGGGTACTTTGCAGGGTCGCACCTCCCCTGCCGGCTCCATTAATATCCATACCGCGCGCCCGGATCTTTATGAGCAAACGGGCCAGGTTAAAGCGACGGTCATGGATAATGATGGTATCAATACCCAGGCGGCAGCCAGTTTTCCGGTGATACCCGGCAAATTAGCGGTGCGTGTGGCCGGGGTTTATGATGAAAGCGACCTGGATGAAATCGAAAATATTGTCACCGGCGAAGTCAGTCATGAGGAAAGCACAGCTGGACGCTTAAGTGTCAGCTGGTTACCTACTGATAGCCTGACTGTTGATTTTACCGCCCAATATCTTGAGCGTGAAAACGATGATGTGTATGCCCTGGCCGGTACACCCACTGGCGATCCCAGACTGGACCCGGAGGCTGTGCTCAAAGAACTGGGTGAGTTCGACCGCCGTGGTGCTTTAGTGGGCCTTGATAGCACAGAAGACAATACCGATGCCGACTTCCTGAACACCTCGCTGGTGGTCAACTGGGAGCTGGATGCCCACACGATCACCTGGGTCAGCGGCTACCATGAGACTGACTCAGTGCGTAACTATGACCAGTCAATGGGTAACGCCAACGCAGAGAATGTCAGGCGTGTCCTGACTATCGACGACCGCACCGACTGGTCCCAGGAATTACGCCTGTCCAGTGATGAAGGCGAATTCTGGGAATATACCGTGGGTCTGTACTACGAAAATGCGGATATCTTTTATTCCCAGGAAAATTATCAAATTCCTATCAGCCCACTGGCACCAGGCAGCAACGTAGTAGTCTTCCCGGGAGAGGCCGAGCGCCTGGGTCTATTTACCCATAACCAGTTCTACCTCAACGATGACTGGACCCTGCAGGTAGGTGTTCGTTACCAGGAGTATGACGCTGACCGGGATATTTCGACGGTGGCTGGCGATAATGGCTTCGCCTTCGCCGGTCCGGGCGACCTATTGGTACAGGTACTCAGCGACGAACAGCAAAGCTATGAAGATGATGCCGTGACTGGCCAGATCACCTTGCAGTACCAACTGAATACTGACGTTAACCTTTACGGTCTGGTGGCTACCGGCTGGCGCCCTGGCGGCGTGACCGTTGCCGGCAAGGTGTTGCCTGAGGACGTTCTGCTATTTGAACCGGAAGACAGCACCTCCTATGAACTGGGCTTTAAGAGCACGTTAATGGATGGTGCCGTAAGGCTAAACGGCTCCCTGTACTTCCAGGACTATGAGGACTATATCGCCCGTGTTAACGCCATCAATGTCCGCGAGCCCAGCGGTGATATTGGAACCTCAGGTATTACCACCAATGGCGATGCCGAGGTCTATGGTGCAGAGTTGGATGTGACTGCATTGCTGAGTCAAAACTGGTTTATCGGCGGCACGCTAAGCTATAGCGATGGCGAGTATGCCGATGGCACCGAGCTGCCCTGCAATGAGTTTGACGACAGCGGCGCACCGGTGATCCCGGATGGTGAAGCGGTAGCACTGTGCGATGAAGGCGGCGAGCCCATCGGCAGCGCGGCGGACTGGACTGCCAGTATCAACAGTGAATACAGCGTTCCCTTTGACCGTTTTGAAGGCTATGGCCGTATACTTTACACCTATACTGGTGATCGCTTTAGCCCCCAGAATCTTGATGTCGACCCCTACCATATCGTTAACCTGTACGTAGGTATTCGTGAAGAGCAATGGAATATTGAAGTGTTTGCCACCAACCTGTTTGACGAAGAAGCATTGCGCGGTGCCGGCGGTACCGAAGCCACACAGCTTGTCCGCCGACTACCGACTGGCTATGGCATGCGCTTCCCGGTTCCCGGTCGCCGGATAGGTCTGACAGCCAGCTATAACTGGTAA
- a CDS encoding substrate-binding periplasmic protein, with protein sequence MMMLSPLKYIALSLLIIICPAYAAQATSHTTLKLGAYPTTQSMNYPPYYWYDICKKQAKGSMVQLVQKLSSDLGYQLEIIRKPVTTPQTMEENHRLIEQKLRAREVDAAATMKFPSETLKFNTVPLTARDIVIVYRKALGNFTKKEQFKNYRGGSRAPRDSKRSRVFDSYQLETLKTFREGFTKLYNKELDYIVATRLQMSAFAMKYPIGDQLGMLDIDLNEEERTISKENDVYLAALANSDIAAKLDTIDQLLIQYQNKGYIKHLHKVNLQQFLNDRDCIETR encoded by the coding sequence ATGATGATGTTAAGCCCTTTAAAATATATCGCTTTGTCCTTATTGATTATTATATGCCCGGCCTACGCCGCCCAGGCTACTAGTCATACCACCTTGAAATTAGGCGCTTATCCCACTACCCAATCAATGAATTATCCACCCTATTACTGGTACGACATCTGTAAAAAACAGGCCAAGGGCAGCATGGTACAACTGGTGCAGAAATTAAGCTCCGACCTGGGGTACCAGCTTGAAATTATTCGTAAACCGGTCACCACACCACAGACCATGGAAGAAAACCATCGTTTGATCGAACAAAAACTTCGGGCCAGAGAAGTCGATGCGGCGGCAACCATGAAGTTTCCTTCGGAAACCTTGAAATTTAACACTGTACCCCTGACTGCAAGAGACATTGTCATTGTCTATCGCAAAGCGTTGGGTAACTTTACAAAGAAAGAGCAGTTTAAAAACTATCGCGGCGGATCCCGTGCGCCAAGAGATAGTAAAAGATCCAGAGTATTTGATAGTTATCAGTTGGAAACCCTGAAAACCTTCAGGGAAGGCTTTACTAAACTCTATAATAAGGAACTGGATTATATTGTCGCAACCCGCCTGCAAATGTCTGCCTTTGCCATGAAGTACCCTATTGGTGATCAACTAGGAATGCTCGATATCGACCTTAACGAGGAAGAACGGACCATATCCAAAGAAAATGATGTCTATCTAGCCGCACTGGCAAATTCTGATATCGCTGCAAAATTGGATACGATTGATCAGCTACTCATCCAGTATCAGAATAAGGGCTATATCAAGCATCTTCATAAGGTTAATTTACAACAGTTTTTAAATGACCGTGATTGTATAGAAACCCGCTAA
- a CDS encoding AraC family transcriptional regulator: MENNLATVPHHFVETMLAMAAEQDCDTDKLLRNIGIDPVDIAAKKPVSILSYGELYHHIIKLTQDEWFGLLNGSPVPKGTIRQLLYLIVYCKTLAQALTRSSEFFEICRGFKVKQQFSIEGDNATIKVVRLDCVQPQAFDAIIADSDPATIKATLSAWHGFNSWLIGQYVPLTDIYYSFSDDSQPAKKLSGRPRYHCGQSFNGYRFPKKFLDYPVVQSEDSIEDFIRKAPYYSLVKKDLEEGATSLVKALLVKSIGDELPNASQVAQSLGMSVSSLHRKLAAEGTSYQYLKDESRMEAAIHYLNRPDLSISTISDLLGFELASTFFRVFKKWTGLPRLSIVSKSWLIAS, encoded by the coding sequence ATGGAAAATAACCTGGCCACCGTGCCTCACCACTTTGTGGAAACGATGCTCGCTATGGCAGCCGAGCAGGATTGTGATACCGATAAATTGTTGCGCAATATCGGTATTGATCCCGTCGATATAGCGGCGAAAAAGCCGGTGTCGATACTGAGCTATGGTGAGTTATACCACCATATTATCAAACTGACCCAGGATGAGTGGTTTGGTTTGCTCAACGGTAGTCCAGTACCAAAGGGAACTATTCGGCAGCTGCTGTACTTGATTGTGTATTGCAAAACTCTGGCACAAGCCTTGACCAGGAGTAGTGAGTTCTTTGAAATCTGCCGGGGTTTTAAGGTCAAGCAGCAATTTAGCATTGAGGGTGACAATGCGACTATTAAAGTCGTTAGACTGGATTGTGTACAGCCGCAAGCCTTTGACGCAATAATTGCCGATAGTGACCCTGCGACGATTAAAGCCACACTGTCTGCCTGGCACGGTTTTAACAGTTGGTTAATTGGCCAGTATGTACCCCTGACCGATATCTACTACAGCTTTTCTGATGACAGCCAGCCCGCCAAAAAACTGTCTGGCAGGCCCAGATATCATTGTGGCCAGAGTTTTAACGGTTATCGCTTCCCTAAGAAATTTCTGGATTACCCTGTTGTACAGAGTGAAGACAGTATTGAGGACTTTATACGCAAGGCCCCTTACTATAGCCTGGTCAAGAAAGACCTGGAGGAGGGGGCTACCTCATTGGTTAAGGCGCTGCTGGTTAAGAGTATCGGCGATGAATTGCCCAATGCCAGCCAAGTGGCACAATCGTTGGGTATGTCAGTCAGCAGTCTGCACCGTAAACTGGCGGCTGAGGGCACGAGTTATCAGTACCTGAAAGATGAGTCACGTATGGAGGCGGCCATACACTACCTGAACCGGCCTGACCTTAGTATTAGTACGATTTCCGATCTGTTGGGTTTTGAATTGGCAAGCACCTTCTTTCGCGTATTCAAAAAATGGACTGGGCTGCCCCGGCTGAGTATCGTAAGCAAAAGTTGGTTAATCGCTAGTTAG
- a CDS encoding MBL fold metallo-hydrolase: MKKILIAVVSLLVVVVIGRSLLKVPAVQDRLLEAGTTRIAERGAEPFPESENLRVYICGSASPLGRGQAQACIAVITPEHFFLIDSGAGSTDNLGLMGLPLNRLQGILLTHFHSDHIAEIYEVNLSSWVQGRPKPLTVYGPYGVDKVTNAINSGYSHDRVYRTAHHGEELLPPALGVLEYKTIFPGVIFNNGGLKITAYVAEHPPIHPAVGYRFDYKGRSVVISGDSNVTENTLKIVDGADLLLHDALSLPTTMALKDALAEVGQSRQAKIVLDVTDYHASTESLIELGKKSNVGMVGYYHLVPVPPTALLKDVFLRGAPDNFFLTEDLMWFEFPEDSKEIIINQP; encoded by the coding sequence ATGAAAAAAATTCTTATCGCTGTTGTTAGTCTATTAGTTGTAGTGGTCATAGGCCGCAGCTTGCTAAAAGTGCCCGCGGTACAGGACAGGCTACTTGAAGCCGGAACCACTCGTATTGCCGAGCGTGGGGCGGAGCCCTTTCCTGAATCAGAGAATTTGCGAGTTTATATCTGTGGTAGTGCATCTCCTTTAGGTCGTGGTCAGGCCCAGGCTTGTATTGCGGTAATTACGCCGGAGCATTTTTTCCTGATCGATTCCGGTGCCGGTTCCACGGATAATCTCGGTCTGATGGGACTGCCGTTGAATCGTCTGCAGGGTATTTTACTGACCCATTTTCATTCAGATCATATTGCAGAAATTTATGAGGTTAACCTTAGTTCCTGGGTACAGGGGCGGCCTAAACCGTTAACGGTCTATGGTCCTTATGGTGTGGATAAAGTCACCAATGCAATAAACTCTGGCTACAGCCACGACAGAGTTTATCGCACGGCACACCACGGCGAAGAATTACTACCGCCTGCGCTGGGTGTGCTGGAATACAAAACAATTTTCCCTGGTGTAATTTTTAACAACGGTGGACTAAAAATTACTGCCTATGTGGCAGAGCATCCACCTATTCATCCTGCCGTAGGTTATCGTTTTGACTACAAAGGACGCAGTGTGGTTATTTCAGGGGATAGCAATGTCACTGAAAATACCTTGAAGATAGTTGATGGCGCAGATTTATTGCTGCACGACGCACTGTCACTGCCCACGACCATGGCGTTAAAGGATGCCTTGGCTGAAGTGGGGCAGTCACGACAGGCCAAGATAGTTTTGGATGTCACCGACTACCATGCATCGACGGAGTCGCTTATTGAGCTTGGTAAAAAATCCAATGTAGGTATGGTGGGTTATTATCACCTGGTGCCCGTGCCACCAACCGCCTTATTAAAAGATGTGTTTTTGCGCGGGGCGCCAGATAACTTTTTTCTTACCGAAGATCTTATGTGGTTTGAATTTCCAGAGGATAGTAAAGAGATTATTATCAATCAGCCGTAA
- a CDS encoding alpha/beta hydrolase: MMTTLLILLSLLLVLHAYREYWRLRSLPQVYRAEFSGELMKVGSTYIARRPAINHCPSTIVCFPGFLEDMRYFQELYKDEEAELILVNNANYHCPFVKGGEIKEGEKDYAFPLTWPDNPYKQGTIEHDGFYLGLVVERLARGREVCVHGHSRGGAVVLEAGRQYPLLMRSDKRPVRAILEGPVLPQARIAGIGSDPLPHRIMTYFLPIFFGFMRNVSAERLLKNPMMRPTNELKTQLCLSIFCTSRRYATCVTNVQSIYQWQRDRGYEVYDIYPEITVVVGERDSSLSRSSMLESAANGKKRNEGVSILETTGTNHFISLEQPETIRAIH, encoded by the coding sequence ATGATGACTACGTTGTTAATACTGCTATCGCTGTTGCTGGTTTTACACGCCTATCGGGAATACTGGCGCCTGCGCAGTTTGCCGCAGGTTTACCGTGCGGAATTTAGCGGTGAGCTGATGAAAGTGGGCAGTACCTATATAGCCCGGCGCCCGGCTATTAATCATTGTCCTAGTACCATTGTTTGCTTTCCCGGCTTTCTGGAAGATATGCGCTATTTTCAGGAGCTTTATAAAGACGAAGAAGCCGAATTAATTCTGGTCAATAATGCCAATTATCATTGTCCTTTCGTTAAAGGTGGAGAGATAAAGGAAGGGGAAAAGGATTATGCCTTTCCGCTGACCTGGCCGGATAATCCTTATAAACAAGGCACCATTGAACACGATGGTTTTTATTTGGGGTTGGTGGTTGAGCGTTTGGCCCGTGGCCGGGAAGTTTGTGTGCACGGTCATTCACGTGGTGGTGCGGTGGTGCTGGAAGCCGGGCGACAATATCCGCTATTAATGCGCTCCGATAAGCGTCCGGTGCGTGCGATTCTGGAGGGGCCGGTATTGCCCCAGGCCCGGATTGCCGGTATAGGCTCGGATCCCTTGCCCCATCGAATAATGACTTACTTCCTGCCGATTTTCTTTGGTTTTATGCGTAATGTCAGCGCCGAGCGACTGTTAAAAAACCCCATGATGCGACCAACGAATGAGCTGAAAACCCAGCTGTGTTTATCTATCTTTTGTACCAGTCGTCGCTATGCCACCTGTGTCACCAATGTCCAGTCGATTTACCAGTGGCAGCGCGACCGAGGCTATGAGGTTTATGATATTTATCCTGAGATCACTGTGGTTGTCGGTGAGCGGGATAGCTCCCTGAGCCGATCCAGTATGCTGGAAAGTGCGGCTAACGGGAAAAAGCGCAACGAAGGTGTGTCGATTCTTGAGACCACAGGGACCAATCATTTTATCAGTCTTGAGCAGCCTGAGACGATTAGGGCTATTCACTAA